The proteins below come from a single uncultured Carboxylicivirga sp. genomic window:
- a CDS encoding alpha-L-arabinofuranosidase C-terminal domain-containing protein has protein sequence MLASLVSQSKVDLRVSLLDSLGQVIGKTNIELSGKDWKKYEVSFVCSKTDPKAKLKLYFEGKGTVNFDMVSLFPDDTWKHRKGGLRADLVQKLADLKPGFFRFPGGCIVEGRDLSRRYQWKKTVGDIEDRTVMVNRWNTEFSHRSTPDYFQSFGLGFYEYFLLSEDIGAEPLPILNCGMACQFNTAELVPLDQLEPYVQDALDLIEFANGSTQTQWGKLRADMGHPEPFNLKYIGVGNEQWGPQYFERYAIFEKAIMEKYPEMSIVSTTGPFPEDPFFDYAKEELKNYNAALVDEHYYNTPDWFFNNATRYDDYDRDSYKIFAGEYASHDRPDNNNDWLSALSEAAFMTGLERNADVVYMCSYAPLFAHVEAWQWRPDLIWFDNLKSVSTPNYYVQQLYGVNKGTDLLSIKMNGKDLAGQNNLYASSVWDANTNEVVIKIVNNNKEAKATSFVLNSAKKFASKGSLTVIGTSDLKAYNTLENPNVIIPVNKEVKLSSNKLKLDLDPYSLTVIRIKQK, from the coding sequence ATGTTAGCTTCTTTGGTAAGTCAATCAAAAGTAGATTTACGTGTGTCGTTATTGGATTCGTTGGGGCAAGTGATTGGAAAAACAAATATTGAATTGTCAGGGAAAGACTGGAAAAAGTATGAAGTAAGTTTTGTTTGTTCTAAAACAGATCCTAAAGCAAAGTTAAAGCTTTATTTTGAAGGGAAAGGAACAGTGAATTTTGATATGGTTTCATTGTTTCCTGATGATACATGGAAACACCGCAAGGGTGGGTTAAGAGCTGATTTAGTTCAGAAACTGGCAGACCTTAAACCCGGATTTTTTCGATTTCCCGGAGGTTGTATTGTTGAGGGGCGTGATCTTTCGCGACGTTATCAATGGAAAAAAACAGTGGGAGATATAGAAGATCGAACTGTAATGGTGAATCGTTGGAATACCGAATTTAGTCACCGTTCTACTCCTGATTATTTTCAATCGTTTGGTCTTGGTTTTTATGAGTATTTTTTATTGTCGGAAGATATAGGTGCTGAGCCTCTTCCTATTTTAAACTGCGGTATGGCCTGTCAGTTTAATACAGCAGAGCTCGTGCCTTTAGATCAATTAGAGCCTTATGTGCAAGATGCTCTCGATTTAATTGAATTTGCTAATGGTTCAACACAAACCCAATGGGGTAAACTTAGAGCAGATATGGGACACCCCGAACCTTTTAATCTGAAATATATAGGTGTAGGTAATGAACAGTGGGGGCCTCAGTATTTCGAGCGTTATGCTATTTTTGAGAAGGCCATCATGGAAAAATATCCTGAAATGAGTATTGTTTCCACGACGGGGCCATTTCCTGAAGATCCGTTTTTTGATTATGCTAAGGAGGAACTAAAGAATTATAATGCTGCTTTAGTAGATGAGCATTATTACAATACCCCGGATTGGTTCTTTAACAATGCCACTCGATACGATGATTACGATAGAGATTCGTATAAGATTTTTGCGGGTGAATATGCGTCGCACGATAGACCGGATAATAACAATGACTGGTTAAGTGCCTTGTCTGAAGCTGCTTTTATGACAGGTTTAGAGCGTAACGCAGATGTGGTTTATATGTGTTCATATGCGCCTCTTTTTGCACATGTAGAAGCATGGCAGTGGCGCCCGGATCTGATATGGTTTGATAATTTGAAATCTGTATCTACGCCAAATTATTATGTGCAGCAATTATATGGTGTAAATAAAGGAACTGATCTTCTTTCGATTAAAATGAATGGTAAAGATCTAGCCGGGCAAAATAACTTATATGCTTCTTCGGTATGGGATGCAAACACAAATGAAGTAGTGATTAAAATTGTAAATAACAATAAGGAAGCTAAAGCCACTTCTTTTGTTCTTAATTCGGCCAAGAAATTTGCTTCCAAAGGTTCTTTAACTGTAATCGGAACTTCTGATCTAAAAGCATATAATACCCTTGAAAATCCTAATGTTATTATTCCTGTAAATAAAGAAGTAAAACTATCTTCGAATAAATTGAAACTAGATTTAGATCCTTATTCATTGACAGTAATAAGAATTAAACAAAAGTAG
- a CDS encoding beta-galactosidase has protein sequence MKKNLLLILCTFLLVASQLKAQPQKFDNILYGVAYYHEYMPSERLDEDIKLMTEAGINVVRVGESTWSLFEPRDGEFEFAWMDRVIDKMHKAGIKVILGTPTYSIPAWLWHKHPEVLLEYQNGGKAYYGTRQNMDITNPTYLFYCERIIRKMMEHYAQHPGIVGYQVDNETLTRGVNNENYQVSFVNYLKKKFKTPQNLNKIWGLNYWGMTIDGWEELAPRDGITNTGYRLEWERFNRKSLAEFLTWQSSIVKEYKRDDQFIMQCYMTSVELVDQHASSELMDVMGVNVYHDQQDKLTGKEIAFAGDYFRSVKNRNYLITETNAQTMGWNSRIQAPPYPGQLRQNVYAHLGSGANMVEYWHWHSIHYGQEIYWKGILSHDLKPNRAYAEMSKTAHELKTIGKKLVNLKKENKVAILFSHDSNAALNFMPFDKNGHGWGPDYSSFYRNNLVDQFHNVLYENNVGVDFIFPGKSDLNDYDLVIIPALYVASDEVLQQISTYVKNGGHVIMQFKSGFSDENSMVRPVVAPGPLREACGFYYQEFTNFDELALKDNPFHVSEADNKVNTWGEYLILETATPLAYYDHKYFGKYPAITSNTFGKGKLIYEGCMVSNAIQEKIILNALEELDLTTPDQQLHWPLITKSGTNDDGKTIHYYYNYSSDEKEITFPYNDGRELLSGNRVTKNENLTLEPWGVLIIENK, from the coding sequence ATGAAAAAGAATCTATTACTGATTTTATGCACCTTTTTGCTGGTTGCTTCACAATTGAAGGCCCAACCCCAAAAGTTTGATAATATCCTTTATGGAGTAGCTTATTATCATGAATACATGCCGTCCGAAAGACTCGACGAAGATATAAAACTCATGACAGAAGCTGGAATAAATGTTGTGAGGGTAGGAGAATCTACCTGGAGTTTATTTGAACCGCGCGATGGTGAATTTGAGTTTGCATGGATGGATCGTGTAATTGATAAAATGCATAAGGCAGGTATTAAAGTAATATTGGGAACTCCAACTTATTCTATCCCTGCCTGGTTGTGGCATAAACATCCGGAAGTGTTGCTTGAATATCAAAATGGTGGGAAAGCATATTATGGTACTCGTCAAAATATGGATATCACCAATCCAACTTATCTGTTTTATTGCGAACGCATTATTCGAAAAATGATGGAGCATTATGCTCAGCATCCGGGTATTGTTGGCTACCAGGTGGATAATGAAACATTAACACGTGGGGTTAATAACGAGAACTATCAGGTGAGCTTTGTAAACTATCTGAAAAAGAAGTTTAAAACACCTCAAAACCTGAATAAAATATGGGGGTTGAATTATTGGGGAATGACCATTGATGGATGGGAGGAACTGGCTCCACGCGATGGAATTACCAATACTGGATATCGATTGGAATGGGAACGCTTTAACCGTAAATCATTGGCCGAATTTTTAACATGGCAATCATCTATTGTAAAAGAATATAAGCGAGATGATCAATTTATCATGCAGTGTTATATGACTTCTGTTGAATTGGTTGATCAGCATGCCAGTTCGGAGTTAATGGATGTTATGGGGGTGAATGTTTATCACGATCAGCAGGATAAATTAACTGGTAAAGAAATTGCTTTTGCTGGCGATTATTTTCGATCTGTGAAAAATCGAAATTACTTAATTACCGAAACAAATGCACAAACCATGGGCTGGAATTCCAGAATTCAGGCTCCTCCTTATCCGGGACAGTTGCGTCAGAATGTATATGCACATCTAGGATCGGGGGCTAATATGGTTGAGTATTGGCATTGGCACTCTATTCACTACGGTCAGGAGATCTATTGGAAAGGTATTCTTTCGCATGACTTAAAGCCCAACAGAGCCTATGCCGAAATGAGTAAAACGGCGCATGAGCTAAAAACCATTGGTAAAAAACTGGTTAATCTAAAGAAAGAGAATAAAGTAGCTATCTTGTTCAGTCATGATTCGAATGCGGCTCTAAACTTTATGCCTTTTGATAAAAATGGTCATGGATGGGGGCCAGATTATAGTAGCTTTTATCGTAATAATCTGGTTGATCAGTTTCATAATGTTTTGTATGAGAATAATGTGGGAGTTGACTTTATTTTTCCGGGCAAGTCCGATTTAAATGATTACGATCTTGTGATTATTCCTGCCTTATATGTTGCCAGTGATGAAGTGCTTCAGCAAATAAGTACCTATGTAAAAAATGGCGGACATGTAATTATGCAGTTTAAAAGTGGATTTAGTGATGAAAATTCCATGGTTCGTCCGGTTGTTGCACCCGGACCATTACGCGAGGCATGCGGATTTTATTATCAGGAGTTTACCAATTTTGATGAATTGGCATTAAAAGATAATCCGTTTCATGTTAGTGAGGCTGATAACAAGGTAAATACCTGGGGCGAATATCTTATTCTGGAAACAGCTACTCCTTTAGCTTATTACGATCATAAATACTTTGGTAAATATCCGGCCATAACATCCAATACCTTTGGTAAAGGAAAATTAATTTACGAGGGCTGTATGGTTTCCAATGCTATTCAGGAAAAGATCATATTAAACGCATTAGAAGAATTGGATTTAACAACACCTGATCAGCAATTACATTGGCCATTAATCACCAAATCAGGAACCAATGATGATGGAAAGACGATACATTATTACTATAACTATTCGTCCGATGAAAAAGAAATTACATTTCCATATAATGATGGAAGAGAGCTGTTATCGGGAAATAGAGTTACAAAAAATGAAAACTTAACATTAGAACCCTGGGGTGTTTTGATTATTGAAAATAAGTAA
- a CDS encoding glycoside hydrolase family 127 protein has protein sequence MKISIIPFLLLAILPLKAQKKDSGYPITPVPFTSVKITDNFWGQRLKASRETTIPLAFSKCEETGRYENFVKAAHPSSEYKVGGLSFDDTDVYKTIEGASYSMQTYPDKKLDKYIDSVLVIVAAAQEEDGYLYTSRTMNPEHPHEWSGSERWEKVEELSHEFYNLGHMLEGAIAHYQATGKRNFLDIAIKYADCVDREIGDAPGKLIRVPGHQIAEMALAKLYVLTGEQKYLDLAKFFLDKRGYTTRTDEYSQAHKPVVEQDEAVGHAVRAVYMYSGMADVAALTGDSAYIKAIDKIWENVVSKKLYITGGIGARHEGEAFGENYELPNLTAYNETCAAIGNVYWNHRMFLLHGDAKYYDVVERTLYNGLISGVALDGGTFFYPNPLESDGEYNFNQGACERKPWFGCACCPSNLSRFIPSLPGYVYAVKENSVFVNLFMGNTSEVEVEGKKVNIKQTTGYPWNGDVQIEVNPKSKKDMALRIRIPGWAQNKVLPSDLYSFSDNVSGNYSVKINGKRIESQLEKGYFVINRTWKKGDKVEVNFNLEPRVITANENVEADKGRISFERGPIVYCAEWPDNDFKLSSVLVPANPKVEVIDNPKLLNGIKQLKTQGQSLSINKDGLLETKNVELTLIPYYSWLHRGSGDMMVWLPQDVSSVRPIVE, from the coding sequence ATGAAAATATCTATTATTCCATTTTTATTATTAGCGATACTGCCTTTAAAAGCGCAGAAAAAAGATTCGGGATATCCAATAACGCCTGTTCCTTTTACTTCGGTAAAAATTACAGATAACTTTTGGGGACAACGATTAAAAGCTAGCAGAGAAACAACTATCCCTTTGGCTTTTAGCAAATGTGAAGAAACCGGACGTTATGAAAACTTTGTAAAGGCTGCACATCCCAGTAGCGAGTATAAGGTGGGTGGATTATCGTTTGATGATACCGATGTGTATAAAACCATTGAAGGAGCCAGTTATTCTATGCAAACGTATCCCGATAAAAAACTGGATAAATATATTGATAGTGTACTTGTAATTGTTGCTGCAGCTCAAGAGGAAGATGGTTATTTATATACTTCTCGCACCATGAACCCGGAGCATCCGCATGAATGGTCGGGTAGCGAAAGATGGGAAAAAGTTGAGGAGTTAAGTCATGAGTTTTATAATCTGGGGCATATGTTAGAGGGTGCAATAGCGCACTATCAGGCCACAGGGAAAAGAAACTTTCTGGATATTGCTATTAAATATGCTGATTGTGTAGATCGAGAAATTGGGGATGCACCAGGAAAGTTGATTAGAGTTCCAGGCCATCAAATTGCAGAAATGGCTTTAGCTAAATTGTATGTACTAACCGGAGAGCAAAAGTATCTTGATTTGGCTAAGTTTTTTCTGGATAAGAGAGGATATACCACTAGAACAGACGAGTATAGTCAGGCTCATAAGCCTGTGGTGGAGCAGGATGAAGCTGTGGGGCATGCTGTTCGAGCTGTTTATATGTATTCAGGCATGGCTGATGTTGCTGCGTTAACAGGTGATTCTGCGTATATCAAGGCCATTGACAAAATTTGGGAAAATGTAGTATCGAAAAAGCTTTATATAACAGGAGGAATTGGAGCTCGTCACGAAGGCGAGGCTTTTGGTGAAAATTATGAATTACCCAACCTTACTGCATATAACGAAACCTGTGCAGCCATTGGAAATGTATATTGGAATCATCGTATGTTTTTATTGCATGGCGATGCCAAGTATTACGATGTGGTTGAGCGTACTTTATACAATGGTTTAATATCTGGAGTTGCATTAGATGGAGGTACATTTTTTTATCCAAATCCATTGGAATCAGATGGTGAATATAATTTTAATCAAGGAGCATGTGAGCGTAAGCCTTGGTTCGGATGTGCTTGTTGTCCATCTAACCTAAGTCGTTTTATTCCTTCTTTACCTGGATATGTTTATGCAGTAAAAGAGAATAGTGTTTTTGTTAATTTGTTTATGGGCAACACTTCGGAAGTTGAGGTGGAAGGTAAAAAGGTTAATATCAAACAAACTACAGGATATCCTTGGAATGGTGATGTGCAAATAGAAGTGAATCCTAAAAGTAAAAAAGATATGGCTCTAAGGATAAGAATTCCGGGATGGGCACAAAATAAGGTGCTACCAAGCGATCTTTATTCATTCAGTGATAACGTGTCGGGCAATTATAGCGTAAAAATAAATGGTAAAAGGATAGAAAGCCAGCTTGAAAAAGGATACTTTGTTATTAACAGAACCTGGAAAAAAGGAGATAAGGTTGAGGTTAATTTTAATCTTGAACCAAGAGTTATTACTGCCAATGAAAATGTTGAGGCTGATAAGGGACGTATTTCGTTTGAAAGAGGACCTATTGTATATTGTGCAGAATGGCCTGATAATGATTTTAAATTATCTAGTGTACTTGTTCCAGCTAATCCAAAGGTTGAGGTTATTGATAACCCAAAATTGCTAAATGGAATCAAACAATTGAAAACTCAAGGCCAATCTTTATCAATCAATAAGGATGGTTTATTAGAAACGAAAAATGTGGAGCTTACACTTATTCCATATTATTCGTGGTTGCATCGAGGAAGTGGTGATATGATGGTATGGTTACCTCAAGATGTTAGTTCTGTTAGACCGATTGTAGAGTAA
- a CDS encoding DUF5695 domain-containing protein, whose amino-acid sequence MHMIYPHKIINRLILVLGLLFIYQIQSKGQLSTLKNNKYHVGFSYRGVSSFRALTDSADLFSAGDAWGSIQIKYRVNNEDWFHLFTNSTRFSKIDEQTVVYSDSLFDMALCMKRFYTLKEDGLHLRIELTNTSIREIELGDIVLPVKWNSPERNQDKATPKHIFERTFIQKQSISLNSSFLTFSKPSGKGEFYLMTTGKQTPLEFFDYSNHTSNIYIHSGATAPQIEGNWRLPHTTQILAPVGTKGNSISYEFVLTSASKYEDLRNTLCKGGLLDVRAVPGYTVPQDLSVKVAIRLKGTIDSLQAEYPQQTSIKSIGQGPNGAHLFEMKFNRLGENMVHVYYNGGEHSILEFFSTEPIETLIKKRSSFIVNHQQHKQPGKWWDGLYSVYDMKQKKLRGPEDTDGFDGWWAYVIACDDPILGKAPFVAAKNAVYPDSAEIASLEYHIKNFVWGKLQRSSDEKPYPYAVYGVPNWHVSRDSALHSMIFPNDFREMQIWRAYDYPHIIKLYYHMYEIAKTSPEFTHYLDAEGYLERAYQTALAYHSYPYNVWSWFDTYKWGIYNEKVILDVIAELERNQRQKEADHLRGEWEKKAKYFIYDDEYPFRSEHSFDRTAFESSFALAKYAVENPMKPDNKLWFDKNKKIWYSHPKVSVNDAKYFMDKQHYAGLSVRGWLMPKYYLAGADCASAEHTHEMSYMSMMGGWSVLEYGLYYSNNSDWIELGYNSYLSSWALMNTGNQSSDYGYWFPGKENDGATGWAFMSAKSGQTWLQKKEQRGVWHYDGEIDLGYGAAFKTARTIVVQDSVFGLHAYGGELAKVGSTLKVIPKDGVRQQFSYILGKYRYHLALKQDGFAKEAPVVISSKGKKLTFILENRELNLNHTTLLEIRSEKNIPKQVIADGMKLPIQKSKTGWEVDIPSKEMSQEVNILF is encoded by the coding sequence ATGCATATGATTTACCCGCATAAAATAATTAATAGACTTATTCTGGTTTTAGGATTATTATTTATTTATCAGATACAGTCAAAAGGTCAGTTATCAACATTAAAAAACAACAAGTATCACGTTGGTTTTTCTTACCGTGGAGTTTCTTCATTTAGGGCATTAACAGATTCGGCTGACCTTTTTTCAGCAGGTGATGCATGGGGAAGCATTCAAATTAAATATAGGGTCAATAATGAAGATTGGTTTCATCTGTTTACCAATTCTACACGTTTCTCCAAAATAGATGAGCAAACGGTAGTTTATTCTGATTCATTGTTTGATATGGCTTTATGTATGAAGCGATTTTATACACTGAAAGAAGATGGATTGCATTTGCGTATAGAATTAACCAATACAAGTATACGTGAAATAGAATTAGGCGATATTGTACTTCCTGTTAAGTGGAATTCGCCAGAAAGAAATCAGGATAAAGCCACGCCAAAGCATATCTTTGAAAGAACATTTATTCAAAAACAGAGTATTTCGTTAAACTCATCATTTTTAACTTTTTCAAAGCCTTCTGGAAAAGGAGAGTTTTATCTGATGACAACTGGGAAGCAAACTCCTTTAGAGTTTTTCGACTATTCAAATCATACTTCTAATATTTATATTCACTCAGGAGCTACAGCTCCGCAAATAGAAGGCAATTGGCGATTGCCACATACAACCCAAATTTTAGCCCCAGTTGGCACAAAAGGAAATTCAATTAGTTATGAATTTGTACTTACATCCGCCTCTAAGTACGAGGATTTGCGAAATACTTTGTGCAAAGGTGGACTGCTTGATGTAAGAGCTGTGCCTGGATATACTGTGCCTCAGGATTTATCAGTTAAAGTGGCCATTCGATTAAAAGGCACCATTGATTCGTTGCAGGCCGAATATCCGCAGCAAACTTCAATAAAAAGCATAGGACAAGGACCTAATGGAGCGCATCTTTTTGAAATGAAATTCAATCGTTTGGGCGAAAACATGGTTCATGTCTATTACAATGGAGGAGAGCATTCTATTCTGGAATTCTTTTCTACCGAACCGATAGAAACACTGATTAAAAAACGAAGTTCATTTATTGTAAATCATCAACAACACAAACAACCTGGAAAATGGTGGGATGGTTTATATTCTGTTTACGATATGAAGCAGAAAAAGCTAAGAGGGCCTGAAGATACCGATGGGTTTGATGGCTGGTGGGCCTATGTAATTGCTTGCGATGATCCTATTTTGGGGAAAGCTCCTTTTGTAGCAGCTAAAAATGCAGTGTATCCCGATTCTGCAGAGATTGCCTCATTGGAATATCATATAAAGAATTTTGTGTGGGGAAAATTGCAACGATCTTCCGATGAAAAACCTTATCCATATGCTGTTTATGGTGTTCCCAACTGGCATGTGTCTCGCGATTCGGCATTGCATTCCATGATTTTTCCAAATGACTTCAGAGAAATGCAAATTTGGAGAGCATACGATTATCCGCATATTATCAAACTGTATTATCACATGTATGAGATAGCCAAAACATCTCCCGAATTCACTCATTATTTGGATGCTGAAGGTTATTTGGAAAGAGCTTATCAAACAGCACTTGCATATCATTCCTATCCATACAATGTTTGGTCGTGGTTCGATACCTATAAATGGGGTATTTACAACGAAAAAGTTATTCTTGATGTGATTGCCGAACTGGAAAGGAATCAGCGACAAAAGGAAGCGGATCATTTACGAGGAGAATGGGAAAAGAAAGCTAAATATTTTATTTACGATGATGAATATCCATTTCGATCGGAGCATAGTTTTGATCGTACCGCTTTCGAATCATCTTTTGCCTTGGCAAAGTATGCTGTAGAAAATCCGATGAAACCCGATAATAAACTATGGTTCGATAAAAACAAAAAAATATGGTATTCTCATCCTAAAGTATCCGTGAATGATGCGAAATACTTTATGGATAAGCAGCATTATGCTGGTTTATCGGTGCGTGGATGGTTAATGCCTAAATACTATCTGGCGGGAGCTGATTGTGCGTCGGCTGAACATACGCACGAAATGTCATACATGTCTATGATGGGAGGTTGGTCTGTATTAGAATATGGGTTGTATTACAGCAATAATTCCGATTGGATTGAATTGGGATATAATTCGTATTTAAGCTCTTGGGCTTTGATGAATACAGGTAATCAGAGTTCTGATTATGGATACTGGTTTCCGGGGAAAGAAAATGATGGCGCAACTGGTTGGGCTTTTATGAGTGCCAAAAGCGGACAAACATGGCTCCAGAAGAAAGAACAAAGAGGAGTATGGCATTACGATGGAGAAATTGATCTGGGTTATGGTGCTGCATTTAAAACAGCACGTACTATTGTCGTTCAAGATTCAGTGTTTGGGCTTCATGCTTATGGAGGAGAACTAGCAAAAGTTGGTTCAACACTAAAAGTGATTCCAAAGGATGGGGTGCGTCAGCAGTTTAGTTATATATTAGGAAAGTATCGATATCATTTGGCTCTTAAACAAGATGGGTTTGCAAAAGAAGCTCCTGTTGTTATTTCATCAAAAGGTAAAAAACTAACTTTTATTCTTGAAAATAGAGAGTTAAACCTAAATCATACCACTTTACTTGAAATTCGTTCAGAAAAAAATATACCCAAACAAGTAATAGCCGATGGAATGAAACTTCCAATTCAGAAATCAAAAACGGGTTGGGAAGTAGATATTCCTTCAAAAGAAATGAGTCAGGAAGTAAATATTCTGTTTTGA
- a CDS encoding beta-L-arabinofuranosidase domain-containing protein: MKLRNISIIMMLVYLVACSPGEKKGVDQIELTEKPVPISSVKHITGFFGHRIDVNRNNYIKNFPIDKYVDFIVKREHTDWDWTQAEQHGKWVESAYLSAIQSDDKELLQKAQAVLDRIIDSQEESGYVGATAKDYRSKVRPIRGMDPYELYFVFHAFMTVYEETGNEKALVAVEKLADYFLQNFGPGKHEFWPSNLRPPENINKKLAGTSQFAGHSVHYSWEGTLLADPVTRLYEITGKEKYLKWSKWVVNNIDKWSGWDSFSRLDSVASGQIGVDKLQPYVHSHTFHMNFMGFLRLYRVTGDSSLLRKVIGAWNDISKRQMYITGGVSVAEHYEHGYVKPLSGNIVETCATMSWMQLTQMLLEITGEVKYADAIERLMINHVFAAQDAEHGSCRYHTAPNGSKPEGYFHGPDCCTASGHRIISLIPTFAFAEKGSNFYINQYLASDYDGEDFELAVKTIYPESESIKIVVESEEPVQKQLFLRIPTWCNNPQVMLNGKTVEKVKSGSYLKLANNWKKGDTIELTFPMEEHWVMRKNHSEYSMYYLAGGEHMYKENPTDKIPSAFVRGPIVYSLDMVWNEQLNNDTIDLKKDIRVDLSINPIKIPKPDASILGPVYETKAYYNNKEVNVILTPFANIGQWYRKGEPKPDEHANAFSYGIWLYNSSIN, from the coding sequence ATGAAGTTGAGAAATATAAGTATAATAATGATGTTGGTATATCTGGTAGCCTGTTCTCCTGGTGAAAAGAAAGGTGTTGATCAGATTGAATTGACAGAGAAGCCTGTACCCATTTCATCAGTAAAACACATTACTGGATTTTTTGGTCACAGGATAGATGTTAACCGAAATAATTATATCAAGAATTTTCCCATTGATAAATATGTTGATTTTATAGTTAAAAGAGAACATACCGATTGGGACTGGACACAAGCAGAACAACATGGGAAATGGGTAGAATCGGCTTATTTATCAGCCATACAAAGCGATGATAAAGAATTATTACAAAAGGCACAAGCTGTTTTAGATAGAATTATTGATTCGCAAGAGGAGAGTGGATATGTAGGGGCAACAGCAAAAGATTATCGCTCAAAAGTAAGACCAATAAGAGGAATGGATCCATACGAATTGTATTTTGTGTTCCATGCTTTTATGACTGTTTATGAAGAAACTGGTAATGAAAAGGCTTTGGTAGCTGTTGAGAAATTAGCAGATTATTTCTTACAAAATTTTGGTCCAGGTAAACATGAATTCTGGCCATCAAATCTACGACCACCTGAAAATATTAATAAAAAATTAGCCGGAACTTCGCAGTTTGCTGGACATAGTGTGCATTATTCTTGGGAAGGCACATTGCTTGCTGATCCAGTAACCCGATTATATGAAATAACCGGAAAAGAAAAGTATTTAAAATGGAGCAAATGGGTTGTAAATAATATCGATAAATGGAGTGGATGGGATTCTTTTTCAAGATTAGATTCTGTAGCTTCAGGACAAATAGGGGTGGATAAACTACAACCTTATGTGCATTCGCATACCTTCCATATGAACTTTATGGGTTTCTTAAGATTGTATCGTGTTACAGGAGACTCCTCATTATTACGAAAAGTAATTGGAGCCTGGAACGATATTAGTAAACGACAAATGTATATTACTGGAGGTGTGAGTGTGGCTGAACATTATGAGCATGGCTATGTAAAACCTCTCTCTGGAAATATAGTCGAAACTTGTGCTACCATGTCGTGGATGCAACTAACTCAAATGTTACTTGAAATTACTGGCGAAGTTAAATACGCTGATGCTATTGAACGATTAATGATTAATCATGTATTTGCAGCTCAGGATGCAGAGCATGGTTCGTGCCGATACCATACCGCACCTAATGGCAGTAAACCAGAAGGATATTTTCATGGACCCGATTGTTGTACAGCTAGTGGTCACCGAATTATTTCATTGATTCCAACATTTGCTTTTGCCGAAAAGGGCTCGAACTTTTATATCAACCAATATTTGGCATCAGATTATGATGGCGAAGATTTTGAATTGGCTGTTAAAACTATTTATCCCGAGTCTGAAAGTATCAAAATTGTGGTTGAATCAGAAGAACCAGTACAAAAGCAATTGTTTTTGCGAATTCCGACATGGTGTAACAATCCTCAGGTTATGCTTAATGGTAAGACGGTTGAGAAAGTGAAATCAGGATCCTATTTGAAACTTGCTAATAACTGGAAAAAAGGAGATACCATTGAACTTACCTTTCCTATGGAAGAGCATTGGGTAATGAGAAAAAATCATAGCGAATATTCAATGTATTACTTGGCAGGAGGTGAACATATGTATAAAGAAAATCCAACGGATAAAATCCCGTCAGCCTTTGTGCGTGGGCCTATTGTATATTCTTTGGATATGGTTTGGAATGAGCAATTGAATAATGATACAATCGATCTTAAAAAGGATATTAGAGTAGATTTATCAATAAACCCTATTAAGATTCCAAAACCGGATGCATCGATATTAGGACCCGTTTATGAAACAAAGGCCTATTATAATAATAAAGAAGTGAATGTGATTTTAACCCCTTTTGCCAATATTGGTCAGTGGTACCGTAAAGGGGAACCAAAACCTGATGAACATGCCAATGCTTTTTCATATGGTATTTGGTTATATAATTCATCTATCAATTAG